In Amycolatopsis endophytica, the following are encoded in one genomic region:
- a CDS encoding DUF4873 domain-containing protein, whose protein sequence is MSADDEDGYTGPAQVVVEGTEIAVEVELRGHFQPIDGYYRWYGRIAPNAELDRLCGGRRKKGEIRTPDGSATGELSDPDPWGRYRILGTSTPPFTVPTTLAAVPE, encoded by the coding sequence ATGTCGGCTGACGACGAAGACGGCTACACCGGCCCCGCGCAGGTCGTGGTCGAGGGCACCGAGATCGCGGTCGAGGTGGAGCTGCGCGGCCATTTCCAGCCCATCGACGGCTACTACCGCTGGTACGGCCGCATCGCGCCGAACGCCGAACTGGACCGGTTGTGCGGCGGCCGCAGGAAGAAGGGTGAGATCCGCACCCCGGACGGCTCGGCGACGGGCGAGCTGTCCGACCCGGACCCGTGGGGCCGCTACCGCATCCTCGGCACGAGCACGCCACCGTTCACGGTGCCCACGACCCTGGCCGCCGTGCCCGAGTAA
- a CDS encoding DUF3107 domain-containing protein, which translates to MEVKIGIKDTPRELVVSSGQSAEEVEKLVADALKTADGLFSLTDEKGRKFLVPSDRIAYVEIAPSDVRRVGFAVGS; encoded by the coding sequence GTGGAGGTCAAGATCGGCATCAAGGACACCCCGCGTGAGCTGGTGGTGTCCAGCGGCCAGTCCGCCGAGGAGGTCGAGAAGCTGGTCGCCGACGCGCTGAAGACCGCGGACGGCCTGTTCAGCCTCACCGACGAGAAGGGCCGCAAGTTCCTGGTCCCCTCGGACCGGATCGCCTACGTCGAGATCGCGCCCTCGGACGTGCGCCGGGTCGGCTTCGCGGTCGGTTCGTAG
- a CDS encoding ferritin-like fold-containing protein codes for MTREISEGVVDLLGVLAYGELSAFDRMAEDARQAPTLSGRAALSTMAAAEIGHYDLLAKFLADHGRRVEDAMAPFVGRFDAWHASTAPRSWLESLVKAYVGDGLAADLYREVGSWLDAETKDLVVTVLADTGHSAFAEREVAAGIKADPKTRDKLALWGRRLLGEALTQAQYVVAERDPLAELIVSGSGDLSGIAGLFRRLQQGHTKRMQVLGLG; via the coding sequence GTGACACGAGAGATCAGCGAAGGCGTCGTCGACCTGCTCGGAGTCCTCGCCTACGGCGAGCTGTCCGCGTTCGACCGGATGGCGGAGGACGCCCGCCAGGCCCCCACCCTGTCCGGCCGGGCGGCGCTGTCGACGATGGCGGCCGCCGAGATCGGGCACTACGACCTGCTCGCGAAGTTCCTCGCCGACCACGGCAGGCGCGTCGAGGACGCGATGGCGCCGTTCGTCGGCCGCTTCGACGCCTGGCACGCGTCCACCGCGCCCAGGTCGTGGCTGGAGTCGCTGGTCAAGGCCTATGTCGGTGACGGGCTGGCGGCCGACCTGTACCGCGAGGTCGGCAGCTGGCTGGACGCGGAGACCAAGGACCTGGTCGTGACCGTGCTCGCCGACACCGGTCACTCGGCGTTCGCCGAGCGCGAGGTCGCGGCGGGCATCAAGGCCGACCCGAAGACGCGGGACAAGCTGGCGCTGTGGGGGCGGCGGCTGCTGGGCGAAGCGCTCACGCAGGCGCAGTACGTGGTGGCCGAGCGGGACCCGCTGGCCGAGCTGATCGTGTCCGGCTCGGGCGACCTGTCGGGAATCGCCGGCCTGTTCCGCCGGTTGCAGCAGGGGCACACCAAACGGATGCAGGTGCTCGGGCTGGGCTAG
- a CDS encoding DEAD/DEAH box helicase codes for MALEHSETGVPDTDTSHPLQADHVEPATPTFAELGVRPEIVRALAEAGIEHTFAIQALTLPLALAGEDLIGQARTGMGKTLGFGVPLLQRVVSPGDGTPQALVVVPTRELCLQVTRDITDASKHLGVRTLAIYGGRPYEQQTSALRKGVDVVVGTPGRLLDLAEQKSLVLGKVRALVLDEADEMLDLGFLPDIERILGMVPDERQTMLFSATMPDPIIKLARTFLNRPTHVRAEENDSSAVHERTTQFVYRSHSLDKPELIARVLQAKDRGLTMIFTRTKRTAQKVADDLAERGFAAAAVHGDLGQGAREQALRAFRSGKVDVLVATDVAARGIDVTDVTHVINYQTPEDESTYVHRIGRTGRAGKTGVAITLVDWDDLHRWQSINDALKLDLAEPAETYSTSKHLFSDLDIPEDATGRLPLSKRTRAGLSAEPEEQMGGRRRSGGSGGSTRNRRRTRGAKADTEPAEAGETSGEERRPRRRTRGGKANGEASGPADKGAAERETGESAERPARRRRRRRSGSASATANTSDTPGSAD; via the coding sequence GTGGCCCTGGAGCACAGCGAGACCGGCGTTCCGGACACCGACACCTCCCACCCACTGCAGGCCGACCACGTCGAACCGGCCACCCCCACCTTCGCCGAGCTGGGCGTCCGCCCCGAGATCGTGCGGGCGCTCGCCGAGGCCGGCATCGAGCACACCTTCGCCATCCAGGCCCTCACGCTGCCGCTCGCGCTGGCGGGCGAGGACCTGATCGGCCAGGCCCGCACCGGCATGGGCAAGACGCTGGGCTTCGGCGTCCCGCTGCTGCAGCGCGTGGTCAGCCCCGGCGACGGCACCCCGCAGGCGCTCGTCGTCGTCCCCACACGCGAGCTGTGCCTGCAGGTCACCCGCGACATCACCGACGCGAGCAAGCACCTGGGCGTGCGCACGCTGGCCATCTACGGCGGCCGCCCCTACGAGCAGCAGACCTCGGCGCTGCGCAAGGGCGTCGACGTGGTCGTGGGCACTCCCGGCCGCCTGCTGGACCTGGCCGAGCAGAAGTCGCTGGTGCTGGGCAAGGTCCGCGCGCTCGTGCTGGACGAGGCCGACGAGATGCTCGACCTGGGCTTCCTGCCCGACATCGAGCGCATCCTCGGCATGGTGCCCGACGAGCGGCAGACCATGCTGTTCTCGGCCACGATGCCGGACCCGATCATCAAGCTGGCCCGCACCTTCCTCAACCGCCCCACGCACGTGCGGGCCGAGGAGAACGACTCCAGCGCGGTGCACGAGCGCACCACCCAGTTCGTCTACCGGTCGCACTCGCTGGACAAGCCGGAGCTCATCGCCCGTGTCCTGCAGGCGAAGGACCGCGGCCTGACGATGATCTTCACCCGCACCAAGCGCACCGCCCAGAAGGTGGCCGACGACCTCGCCGAGCGTGGTTTCGCCGCCGCCGCGGTGCACGGTGACCTGGGCCAGGGCGCCCGCGAGCAGGCGCTGCGCGCGTTCCGCTCCGGCAAGGTGGACGTGCTGGTCGCCACCGACGTCGCGGCCCGTGGCATCGACGTCACCGACGTGACGCACGTGATCAACTACCAGACGCCCGAGGACGAGAGCACCTACGTGCACCGCATCGGCCGCACCGGCCGCGCGGGCAAGACCGGTGTCGCGATCACCCTCGTCGACTGGGACGACCTGCACCGCTGGCAGAGCATCAACGACGCGCTCAAGCTCGACCTGGCCGAGCCCGCCGAGACGTACTCGACCTCGAAGCACCTGTTCAGCGACCTGGACATCCCGGAGGACGCCACCGGGCGGCTGCCGCTGTCCAAGCGCACCCGCGCCGGCCTGTCGGCCGAGCCGGAGGAGCAGATGGGCGGACGCCGCCGGTCCGGTGGTAGTGGTGGCAGCACGCGCAACCGCCGCCGCACGCGGGGCGCCAAGGCCGACACCGAGCCGGCCGAGGCAGGCGAGACGAGTGGTGAGGAGCGCAGGCCGCGCCGCCGCACCCGTGGCGGCAAGGCGAACGGCGAGGCGTCGGGTCCCGCGGACAAGGGCGCGGCCGAGCGGGAGACGGGCGAGTCCGCGGAACGTCCCGCGCGCCGTCGCCGCCGTCGCCGTTCGGGCTCGGCCAGCGCGACGGCGAACACGTCTGATACACCGGGTTCGGCAGACTGA
- a CDS encoding Rv3212 family protein: MSEPAEGGRHRRPEGGEAPGDNGGPARIGAEDVLAGPPPAVAPAERRRDRPSPWSRPRDRVIVVLIVVVAVVAGVVVWAGSASRATIQETSAPGTPLPPSPPTVPATLRELWQAPSSAAPVPIAEGTAVATAEGGEIAGRDPMTGDIRWRYSRDLPLCTATEVWGRVLAVFRKDGVNGESGCSEVIGLAIDTGQRKAQRTGSAQLGTGLVTDGSQVTATGPDLLVTWRDDLVETNEYGRVPALINPDKQPRTGCTYGSVAMASSRIGVIERCPGDPGDRLTVMKSVPKEADQPQVSFSAIMPGRDAKVVAMSGNYTAVAMPHQKLLVLYDEDGEQTAAYPLDLPGSDLAQDPEGRVAPTTSTTSNVYWFTGSKMMALSRDDLTPLWTLNGAVGPGVTFAHQLVVPIEGGLAVLNESDGSTIRTIAVDRHGYTGPVRLTAMGPVLLEQRGDTLVALS, encoded by the coding sequence GTGAGCGAGCCCGCGGAGGGGGGGCGGCACCGCCGTCCCGAGGGCGGCGAGGCCCCCGGCGACAACGGAGGCCCGGCCCGGATCGGCGCGGAGGACGTGCTGGCAGGCCCACCGCCCGCGGTCGCTCCCGCGGAGCGGCGCCGCGACCGGCCCTCACCGTGGAGCCGCCCGCGTGACCGGGTGATCGTGGTCCTGATCGTCGTGGTGGCCGTGGTCGCCGGGGTCGTCGTATGGGCCGGTAGCGCGAGCCGCGCGACGATCCAGGAAACCTCCGCGCCCGGCACTCCCCTGCCGCCCTCGCCCCCGACCGTGCCCGCGACGCTGCGCGAACTGTGGCAGGCGCCCAGCAGCGCCGCGCCGGTGCCGATCGCCGAGGGCACCGCCGTCGCCACCGCCGAGGGCGGCGAGATAGCCGGCCGCGACCCGATGACCGGCGACATCCGCTGGCGCTACTCCCGCGACCTGCCGCTGTGCACAGCGACCGAGGTCTGGGGCCGGGTGCTGGCGGTGTTCCGCAAGGACGGCGTCAACGGCGAGTCCGGCTGCTCCGAGGTGATCGGGCTGGCCATCGACACCGGACAGCGCAAGGCGCAGCGCACCGGCAGCGCGCAGCTGGGCACCGGGCTCGTCACCGACGGCAGCCAGGTCACCGCGACGGGACCGGACCTGCTCGTGACCTGGCGGGACGATCTGGTGGAGACCAACGAGTACGGCCGGGTCCCCGCGCTGATCAACCCGGACAAGCAGCCGCGGACCGGATGCACCTACGGCTCGGTCGCCATGGCGTCGAGCCGGATCGGCGTCATCGAGCGGTGCCCCGGCGACCCCGGCGACCGGCTGACGGTGATGAAGTCCGTGCCGAAGGAGGCCGACCAGCCGCAGGTGTCGTTCAGCGCGATCATGCCCGGCCGGGACGCGAAAGTGGTCGCCATGTCCGGCAACTACACCGCGGTGGCGATGCCGCACCAGAAGCTGCTCGTGCTCTACGACGAGGACGGTGAACAGACCGCCGCGTACCCGCTGGATCTTCCCGGATCGGACCTGGCGCAGGACCCGGAGGGCCGGGTGGCGCCCACGACGAGCACGACGTCGAACGTGTACTGGTTCACCGGGTCGAAGATGATGGCCCTGTCCCGGGACGACCTCACTCCACTGTGGACCCTGAACGGCGCGGTGGGGCCGGGGGTGACGTTCGCGCACCAGCTGGTCGTGCCGATCGAGGGCGGGCTGGCGGTGCTCAACGAGTCCGACGGCTCGACGATCCGGACGATCGCGGTGGACCGGCACGGCTACACCGGCCCGGTCCGCCTGACCGCGATGGGGCCGGTGCTGCTGGAACAACGCGGCGACACGCTGGTCGCCCTGTCGTGA
- a CDS encoding alpha/beta fold hydrolase, with protein MTGQLTPHGAEKVRAGDLAALRTPGPAGACALLVPGYTGSKEDFAPLLDGLAAGGFRAVAIDLPGQFESPGPDDEAAYLPSALGVVVAKLVENLDGPVVLLGHSYGGLVARAAVLAGAPVAGLTLLDSGPGELPDGARRQALGAGEPVLRTSGLDAVYRVREQVSARSPLWATLPGEMKDFLRMRFLASSPAGLLGMAQGLRTEPDRVAELAATGVPTLVVAGERDDAWSVDSQRDMASRLGAPFHVIPGAAHSPNTENPAALLRVLLPAWREWVG; from the coding sequence GTGACCGGACAGCTGACCCCGCACGGCGCCGAGAAGGTGCGTGCCGGGGATCTGGCCGCGCTGCGCACGCCGGGCCCTGCCGGTGCCTGCGCGCTGCTGGTTCCGGGATACACGGGGTCCAAAGAGGACTTCGCGCCGCTGCTGGACGGCTTGGCCGCCGGTGGTTTCCGCGCCGTGGCCATCGACCTGCCGGGCCAGTTCGAATCGCCAGGACCGGACGACGAAGCGGCGTACCTGCCGTCGGCGCTGGGCGTCGTCGTGGCGAAGCTGGTCGAGAACCTGGACGGACCGGTCGTGCTGCTGGGCCATTCCTACGGCGGCCTGGTCGCCAGGGCCGCGGTGCTGGCCGGCGCGCCGGTCGCCGGGCTGACCCTGCTCGACAGCGGCCCGGGCGAACTCCCCGATGGCGCCCGGCGGCAGGCGCTGGGGGCGGGTGAGCCGGTGCTGCGGACGTCCGGCCTGGACGCGGTGTACCGGGTGCGGGAGCAGGTGAGCGCCCGTTCACCGCTGTGGGCCACGCTGCCCGGCGAGATGAAGGACTTCCTGCGGATGCGGTTCCTGGCGTCCAGCCCCGCGGGCCTGCTGGGGATGGCCCAGGGGTTGCGGACCGAGCCGGACCGGGTCGCGGAACTGGCCGCGACCGGCGTTCCGACCCTGGTGGTGGCAGGCGAACGGGACGACGCGTGGAGCGTGGATTCACAACGCGACATGGCCTCGCGGCTGGGCGCGCCGTTCCACGTCATTCCGGGCGCCGCGCACTCCCCGAACACGGAGAACCCGGCCGCGTTGCTGCGCGTGCTGCTACCCGCGTGGCGGGAGTGGGTCGGCTAG
- a CDS encoding M48 family metallopeptidase, translated as MNFFERQIEVRRASARLVWLFVLAVVVLVALVELAVWVGFKLDHRPAATAVRVLVVAGVLTVLVIGLTSWIRTLLLRRGGGGKIASGLGGWLVPQDTVDPPLRRLCNVVEEIAIASGTPVPELYVLPGEQGINAFAAGWTPGDAAIAVTQGALDRLNRDELQGVIAHEFSHIVNGDMRLNIRLIGVLTGIVGLAILGRMLVPRGGSKRAAGLGPLVLPAAVAMIGGYVGVLIGRLIKAGVSRQREHLADASAVQFTRQTEGLAGALKKIGGLPAGSRLRSAKAEDVSHMLFGEGRKFSSLFATHPPLTERIRRLDPTFDPGELERLSARWAGALPSGMDEDRALGFTSPAPRSVSAPVLAWPAAVVAAIGTPAAGSFDHAGALLRAIPEDVHARALRADTVVALVLGLVLSRDQPTRTGQCRLVEARLGRPVADAAWTEADALGRLDPALRLPLAQLAFPALRHRSSQELQAVQALLGELVRADGNVDVFEYCLSALVHRDLFETMFRKPPWTVRGSSLGQAAPAVATLLAVVAAVGHRAPATAAAAFQAGLARVLPTTMLPFQPPPRAWQALDGVWPALDGLDGRAKALVVDGLATVVWHDGVVEVAESELLRMVCAMLHCPLPPLAAVGRGALADPLPPRG; from the coding sequence ATGAACTTCTTCGAACGGCAGATCGAGGTCCGCCGTGCGTCCGCGCGCCTGGTCTGGTTGTTCGTCCTCGCGGTCGTGGTCCTCGTCGCGCTGGTCGAACTGGCCGTCTGGGTGGGCTTCAAACTGGATCACCGGCCCGCCGCCACCGCCGTGCGCGTGCTGGTGGTCGCGGGCGTGCTCACCGTGCTGGTCATCGGACTGACCTCGTGGATCCGCACGTTGCTGCTGCGCAGGGGCGGCGGTGGCAAGATCGCCTCGGGGCTCGGTGGCTGGCTCGTTCCCCAGGACACCGTCGACCCGCCGCTGCGCCGCCTGTGCAACGTGGTCGAGGAGATCGCGATCGCCTCGGGCACGCCGGTCCCGGAGCTGTACGTGCTGCCGGGCGAGCAGGGGATCAACGCCTTCGCCGCCGGGTGGACGCCCGGTGACGCGGCCATCGCGGTCACCCAGGGCGCGCTCGACCGGCTCAACCGCGACGAGCTGCAGGGTGTGATCGCGCACGAGTTCAGCCACATCGTCAACGGCGACATGCGGCTCAACATCCGTCTGATCGGGGTGCTCACCGGAATCGTCGGGCTCGCGATCCTCGGCAGGATGCTGGTGCCACGCGGCGGGAGCAAACGAGCCGCCGGTCTCGGGCCGCTGGTCCTCCCGGCCGCGGTCGCGATGATCGGCGGGTACGTGGGTGTCCTCATCGGACGGTTGATCAAAGCGGGCGTGTCCCGTCAGCGCGAGCACCTCGCGGACGCCTCCGCCGTGCAGTTCACCCGGCAGACGGAGGGCCTGGCCGGAGCGTTGAAGAAGATCGGCGGACTGCCCGCGGGATCCCGGCTGCGCTCCGCGAAGGCGGAGGACGTCAGCCACATGCTGTTCGGCGAGGGCCGGAAGTTCTCCTCACTGTTCGCCACCCATCCGCCGCTGACCGAGCGCATCCGGCGGCTCGACCCGACGTTCGACCCCGGCGAGCTCGAACGACTGAGCGCCCGCTGGGCGGGAGCCCTTCCGTCCGGAATGGACGAAGACAGGGCGCTCGGGTTCACCTCACCGGCCCCGCGGTCCGTGTCCGCTCCGGTCCTGGCGTGGCCGGCCGCGGTCGTCGCCGCGATCGGCACTCCGGCCGCGGGTTCCTTCGACCACGCGGGCGCGTTGCTGCGCGCGATCCCGGAGGACGTGCACGCGCGGGCATTGCGTGCCGACACCGTGGTCGCGCTCGTGCTGGGACTGGTGCTGTCCCGGGACCAGCCGACACGGACGGGACAGTGCCGTCTGGTCGAGGCCCGGCTGGGCCGCCCGGTCGCGGACGCCGCCTGGACCGAGGCCGACGCGCTGGGGCGGCTCGACCCGGCGCTGCGCCTGCCGTTGGCGCAGCTGGCGTTCCCCGCGTTGCGGCACCGGTCATCCCAGGAGTTGCAGGCCGTGCAGGCACTTCTCGGCGAGCTGGTCCGCGCGGACGGGAACGTGGACGTGTTCGAGTACTGCCTGTCCGCGCTGGTGCACCGTGACCTCTTCGAGACGATGTTCCGCAAACCGCCGTGGACCGTCCGCGGCAGTTCGCTGGGGCAGGCCGCTCCCGCGGTGGCCACGTTGCTGGCCGTGGTGGCGGCCGTCGGGCACCGGGCGCCAGCCACTGCCGCGGCCGCGTTCCAGGCCGGGCTGGCGCGGGTGCTGCCGACCACGATGCTGCCCTTCCAGCCGCCGCCGCGGGCGTGGCAGGCGCTGGACGGCGTGTGGCCCGCCCTGGACGGGCTGGACGGCCGGGCGAAGGCTCTCGTGGTGGACGGGCTGGCGACGGTGGTCTGGCACGACGGCGTCGTGGAAGTGGCGGAGAGCGAACTGCTCCGGATGGTCTGCGCGATGCTGCACTGCCCGTTGCCGCCGCTCGCGGCCGTCGGCCGGGGTGCGCTAGCCGACCCACTCCCGCCACGCGGGTAG
- a CDS encoding LemA family protein, whose amino-acid sequence MGTGGIVAIVIVVVVVLALLIGTIAAYNGLVRRRNAYQNAFAQIDVQLTRRHDLIPNLVETAKAYLRHERQTLEAVVAARGGAMQAQQAARVNPGDPGAMQQLDGAENVLSQALGRLFALTESYPDLKANQNMMQLSEELTSTENRVAFARQGYNDSVMGYNTKREVFPGNLIAGMFGFAPAALLAAETPEARQAPRISF is encoded by the coding sequence GTGGGTACCGGGGGCATCGTGGCGATCGTGATCGTGGTCGTCGTCGTGCTGGCGTTGCTGATCGGGACCATCGCTGCCTACAACGGGCTGGTCCGCCGCCGCAACGCCTACCAAAACGCGTTCGCACAGATCGACGTGCAGCTGACTCGGCGGCACGACCTGATTCCGAACCTGGTCGAGACCGCGAAGGCGTACCTCCGGCACGAGCGGCAGACGCTGGAGGCCGTGGTCGCGGCACGCGGTGGCGCGATGCAGGCGCAGCAGGCCGCGCGGGTCAATCCTGGTGATCCGGGCGCGATGCAGCAGCTCGACGGAGCCGAAAACGTGCTGTCGCAGGCGCTGGGCAGGCTCTTCGCGCTCACCGAGTCCTATCCGGACCTCAAGGCCAACCAGAACATGATGCAGTTGTCCGAGGAGCTGACCTCGACGGAGAACCGCGTGGCGTTCGCGCGGCAGGGCTACAACGACTCGGTCATGGGCTACAACACCAAGCGCGAGGTCTTTCCGGGTAACCTGATCGCGGGCATGTTCGGGTTCGCTCCCGCCGCCCTGCTGGCGGCCGAGACGCCCGAGGCGCGTCAGGCGCCGCGAATCTCCTTCTGA
- a CDS encoding GNAT family N-acetyltransferase, producing the protein MDEISGTLRMWKPSDAPVVLAAAREPLMARQFATSVDTLDDAEAWVAARRDDHAAGRAFAFAVLDEAGSAVGNVAVSNVERRHQTGWVSYWLLERGRGQGLAAGACRVLARWAFEEQQLFRLELGHRVDNPASCRVAVSAGFAVEGLERAKLQYGGTRFDVERHARLATDA; encoded by the coding sequence GTGGACGAGATCTCGGGAACGTTGCGGATGTGGAAGCCCTCCGACGCGCCGGTCGTGCTGGCCGCCGCCAGGGAACCGTTGATGGCCCGCCAGTTCGCGACGTCCGTCGACACCCTCGACGACGCCGAAGCATGGGTGGCCGCGCGGCGCGATGACCACGCCGCGGGCCGGGCGTTCGCCTTCGCCGTGCTGGACGAGGCGGGTTCAGCGGTCGGCAACGTGGCGGTGTCGAACGTGGAGCGACGTCATCAGACCGGGTGGGTCTCCTACTGGCTCCTCGAGCGCGGGCGCGGGCAGGGCCTCGCGGCGGGAGCGTGCCGGGTGCTCGCCCGGTGGGCGTTCGAGGAGCAGCAGCTGTTCCGGCTGGAACTGGGACACCGCGTGGACAACCCGGCATCGTGCCGGGTAGCGGTGTCGGCGGGGTTCGCCGTGGAGGGGCTGGAGCGCGCCAAGCTCCAGTACGGGGGCACGCGCTTCGACGTGGAGCGCCACGCGCGCCTGGCGACGGATGCCTGA
- a CDS encoding RecB family exonuclease — protein MEQLGFEFAVQPRRLTKVSPARLATFGDCPRRYRLSYLDRPTPPRTGPWAHSTLGAVVHNALRALFDLPPGRRTPERAAALLSEHWQDAGFADGEQAAVYRARAKEWVAGYVEHHDVASDPVGIERWVSAPVNPEPGRPASMIIEGRADRIDQRGGELVIVDYKTGRRAPDEYEARSSQALAMYAVAAERTLRRPCRKVELHHLPSGTVAEATHTPESLRRHLSRAQETAEDVRLATDTLDAGGDADVLFPARPGRRCSWCDFRPSCETGQRAAPAAKPWELLAP, from the coding sequence GTGGAGCAACTGGGGTTCGAGTTCGCGGTGCAGCCGCGGAGGCTGACGAAGGTGAGCCCGGCGCGACTGGCGACCTTCGGCGACTGCCCGCGCCGGTACCGGCTGTCCTACCTCGACCGGCCGACCCCGCCGCGCACCGGTCCCTGGGCGCACAGCACCCTGGGCGCGGTCGTGCACAACGCCCTGCGCGCGTTGTTCGACCTCCCGCCCGGGCGGCGCACGCCGGAGCGGGCGGCGGCGCTGTTGTCCGAGCACTGGCAGGACGCTGGCTTCGCGGACGGCGAGCAGGCGGCGGTCTACCGCGCCCGCGCCAAGGAGTGGGTCGCCGGGTACGTCGAGCACCACGACGTGGCCAGCGACCCGGTCGGCATCGAGCGCTGGGTTTCGGCGCCGGTGAACCCCGAGCCCGGCCGGCCCGCGTCGATGATCATCGAGGGGCGTGCGGACCGGATCGACCAGCGCGGCGGCGAACTGGTCATCGTCGACTACAAGACGGGCCGCCGCGCGCCGGACGAGTACGAGGCCCGGAGTTCGCAGGCGCTGGCGATGTACGCGGTCGCGGCCGAGCGCACCCTGCGGCGGCCGTGCCGGAAGGTCGAGCTGCACCACCTGCCCAGCGGCACGGTCGCCGAGGCCACGCACACGCCGGAAAGCCTCCGCCGCCATCTGAGCCGTGCGCAGGAAACAGCGGAGGACGTCCGCCTGGCCACCGACACCCTCGACGCGGGCGGCGACGCCGACGTGCTGTTCCCCGCGCGGCCGGGAAGGCGTTGCTCCTGGTGCGATTTCCGGCCCAGCTGCGAGACCGGACAGCGGGCGGCCCCGGCGGCGAAGCCCTGGGAGCTGCTGGCGCCCTAG
- a CDS encoding ESX secretion-associated protein EspG, which translates to MLTFETAPAELDILDEELGLGRFVYPHRIPYVSATLSGRETQRREVFERLRRGGTMRRDRLRDDVEDLLRLWARPDVLVTQVATEPATASKVLSRGGWTGEHGVLSRQSADSVTFTELRAAQVVAAILDPLPEVPPVRIAPVSYVSQKQGGDLFSGAEPPREKRAADRYFSAPPLRVGVVSCSVRGADAGRLTWFDTPDGRFFTTVDHLSDGARRHTFTPADRARIGQWVRDRINQRLSGY; encoded by the coding sequence GTGTTGACGTTCGAGACGGCACCGGCCGAGCTGGACATCCTCGACGAGGAACTGGGGCTCGGCAGGTTCGTCTACCCCCATCGGATCCCGTACGTGAGCGCGACGTTGTCCGGCAGGGAAACGCAGCGTCGCGAGGTGTTCGAGCGCCTCCGGCGCGGCGGGACGATGCGGCGGGACCGTCTGCGCGACGATGTCGAGGACCTGCTCCGGCTGTGGGCCCGCCCCGACGTGCTGGTCACGCAGGTCGCGACCGAACCGGCGACCGCCTCGAAGGTCCTCTCCCGCGGCGGGTGGACCGGCGAACACGGCGTGCTGAGCCGCCAGAGCGCGGACAGCGTGACCTTCACCGAACTCCGGGCCGCGCAGGTGGTCGCCGCGATCCTGGACCCGTTGCCGGAGGTGCCGCCGGTGCGGATCGCGCCGGTGAGCTACGTCTCGCAGAAGCAGGGCGGTGACCTGTTCAGCGGCGCCGAACCGCCGCGCGAGAAACGCGCCGCCGACCGGTACTTCAGCGCGCCCCCGCTCCGCGTGGGAGTCGTGTCCTGCTCCGTCCGCGGGGCCGACGCGGGCCGTCTGACCTGGTTCGACACGCCCGACGGCCGGTTCTTCACAACCGTCGACCACCTGTCCGACGGCGCACGCAGGCACACCTTCACACCCGCCGACCGCGCCCGGATCGGCCAGTGGGTGCGGGACCGGATCAACCAGCGGCTGTCCGGCTACTGA
- a CDS encoding MarC family protein encodes MADLFDAKLFLEASITLVVIMDPPGTVPVFLSLVGRKPPAVRAKAARQAVLVSLLVISLFAIAGQAILAYLGIGVPALQGAGGLLLLLIALDLLTGRGATSEPNVVEDVNVALVPLGTPLLAGPGAIAATIVFVRQASGHVGAYVALGCAIVAVHVVIYACMRFSGVVIRLIRESGITLLAKIAGLLLAAIAVELVANSVRGFIDGG; translated from the coding sequence TTGGCGGACCTCTTCGACGCCAAGCTGTTCCTGGAAGCCTCGATCACGCTCGTCGTCATCATGGACCCGCCGGGGACCGTGCCGGTGTTCCTGAGCCTGGTCGGGCGCAAACCGCCGGCGGTGCGGGCGAAGGCGGCGCGCCAGGCCGTGCTGGTGTCGCTGCTGGTGATCTCGCTGTTCGCGATCGCCGGGCAGGCGATCCTGGCCTACCTCGGCATCGGCGTGCCCGCGTTGCAGGGCGCGGGCGGGCTGCTCCTGCTGCTCATCGCGCTGGACCTGCTGACCGGCAGGGGCGCGACGAGCGAGCCGAACGTGGTCGAGGACGTGAACGTGGCACTGGTGCCGCTGGGCACGCCACTGCTGGCGGGCCCCGGCGCGATCGCCGCGACGATCGTCTTCGTGCGGCAGGCGTCCGGTCACGTGGGCGCGTACGTCGCGCTGGGATGCGCGATCGTGGCGGTGCACGTGGTGATCTACGCGTGCATGCGGTTCTCCGGCGTGGTGATCCGCCTGATCAGGGAAAGCGGTATCACGCTGCTGGCGAAGATCGCGGGCCTCCTGCTGGCGGCGATCGCCGTCGAGCTCGTCGCCAACTCCGTCCGCGGCTTCATCGACGGCGGTTAG